The Humulus lupulus chromosome 3, drHumLupu1.1, whole genome shotgun sequence genome window below encodes:
- the LOC133822146 gene encoding cysteine-rich receptor-like protein kinase 2 isoform X1 has product MCEHQIKAENMTIKQTMPLLLMIILLLFQTSMADPRAKMVSITCGTQLEHNSTLFVPNFVAVMENISEQMRTEGYGSAVVGTGPDANFGLAQCYGDLSLLDCVLCYAEARSVLPQCFPFNSGRIYLDGCFMRAENYSFFNEYKGPEDKTVCGNKTQKGSGFGVSVRQALRMVVSGAPTNKGYAKAQVGAANESAYVMADCWRNLDQSSCRACLENASETITGCLPWSEGRALNTGCFMRYDDKDFLNKEAGSGTSSGTRVVIIVSVVSSVVVLAVALAVGHHIWKNRYIQKKRRGSNEANKLVKTLNDSSLNFKYSTLEKATESFDDNNKLGQGGFGSVYKGVLPDGREIAVKRLFFNNRHRAGDFYNEVNIISTVEHKNLVRLLGCSCSGPESLLVYEFLPNKSLDGFIFDQTRGKGLNWEKRYEIIVGTAEGLVYLHENSNIRIIHRDIKSSNILLDSRLRAKIADFGLARSFQEDKSHISTAIAGTLGYMAPEYLAHGQLTEKVDVYSFGVLVLEIVTGRQNNRSKSAEYSDSLVTLTWKYFQSGRVEELYDPNLMLHNYRDNQAMKNQISRVVHVGLLCTQESSSLRPTMSKALLMLTKKEEQLPPPTSPPFIDEKTMELNDTCEDPSYPLNGDDDGSIANLTHSSFYPR; this is encoded by the exons ATGTGCGAACACCAG ATCAAAGCAGAGAATATGACGATAAAACAGACCATGCCGTTGCTGCTGATGATAATTCTTCTGCTATTCCAAACTTCAATGGCCGATCCACGTGCGAAGATGGTGAGCATCACGTGCGGGACACAATTGGAGCACAACAGCACCCTATTCGTTCCAAACTTCGTGGCCGTAATGGAGAACATCAGTGAACAGATGCGAACTGAGGGATATGGAAGCGCCGTGGTGGGGACAGGGCCCGACGCCAACTTCGGGCTGGCCCAATGCTACGGCGACCTCTCGCTTCTCGACTGCGTCTTGTGCTACGCCGAGGCTCGTTCGGTTCTTCCCCAGTGCTTCCCTTTCAACAGTGGTCGAATCTACCTCGATGGTTGCTTCATGAGAGCCGAAAACTACAGCTTTTTCAACGAGTACAAGGGACCCGAAGACAAAACCGTTTGCGGGAACAAGACCCAGAAGGGATCGGGGTTCGGTGTTTCGGTTAGGCAGGCGTTGCGCATGGTGGTTTCCGGGGCTCCGACGAATAAAGGGTATGCAAAGGCTCAAGTGGGTGCGGCGAATGAGTCGGCTTATGTGATGGCCGATTGTTGGAGGAACTTGGACCAGAGCTCTTGCAGAGCTTGTTTGGAAAACGCTTCGGAGACCATAACGGGATGCTTGCCTTGGTCGGAGGGTCGGGCTTTGAACACTGGTTGCTTTATGAGATACGACGATAAAGATTTTCTCAACAAAGAAGCTGGCAGTGGGACTTCAAGTG GAACGAGAGTAGTGATCATAGTTTCGGTTGTGAGTTCGGTTGTCGTTTTGGCGGTTGCATTGGCTGTTGGACATCATATATGGAAGAATAGATACATACAAAAGAAACGAAGAG GTTCAAACGAGGCAAACAAGTTAGTGAAAACCTTGAATGATAGTAGCTTGAATTTCAAGTATTCTACATTGGAGAAGGCTACTGAATCATTTGACGACAATAACAAGCTTGGACAAGGAGGATTTGGATCAGTTTATAAG GGAGTTTTACCTGATGGAAGAGAGATTGCTGTAAAGAGGCTTTTCTTTAACAACAGACATAGAGCAGGAGATTTCTACAATGAAGTCAACATAATAAGCACTGTGGAGCACAAGAACCTGGTCAGGTTATTGGGTTGCAGTTGTTCTGGCCCTGAAAGCCTTCTTGTGTACGAGTTTTTGCCTAACAAGAGTCTCGATGGTTTCATCTTCG ATCAAACTAGAGGCAAAGGACTGAACTGGGAGAAGAGATATGAGATCATTGTTGGCACTGCAGAGGGTTTAGTTTATCTTCATGAGAACTCCAACATTAGGATCATTCACAGGGACATCAAATCCAGCAATATCCTCTTGGACTCAAGGCTTCGTGCTAAGATTGCTGATTTCGGGCTGGCCAGGTCTTTCCAAGAAGACAAGAGCCACATCAGTACAGCCATTGCAGGAACATT AGGATATATGGCTCCGGAGTACCTAGCTCATGGCCAATTAACAGAAAAAGTGGACGTTTATAGCTTTGGGGTGCTTGTGTTGGAAATTGTTACTGGTAGACAGAATAACAGGAGCAAAAGTGCAGAGTACTCGGACAGCCTAGTCACACTT ACATGGAAGTATTTCCAATCTGGGAGAGTTGAAGAACTTTACGATCCCAACCTGATGTTACATAACTATAGAGACAATCAGGCAATGAAGAACCAAATATCTAGAGTGGTTCATGTTGGACTTCTGTGCACCCAAGAGAGTAGCTCCTTGAGACCAACAATGTCAAAGGCACTGCTGATGCTAACCAAGAAGGAGGAGCAACTTCCTCCTCCCACCAGCCCACCTTTCATTGATGAAAAGACAATGGAACTCAATGACACATGCGAGGACCCTTCTTATCCTCTCAATGGAGATGATGATGGTTCTATTGCTAATCTTACTCATAGTTCTTTCTATCCGAGATGA
- the LOC133822149 gene encoding cysteine-rich receptor-like protein kinase 3 encodes MSFALFFLLFLSLLPDSVLSDPRATEAALVCTPNNTASMDQRRPFITNFLATLDALSPLIARQKYAAVINGTGNTTVYTFGECMKDLSQDDCNLCFAQCKTQILRCLPFQRAVRGGRLFYDGCYLRYDSYNFFNESLSRQDRTVCSTGDFSGNRTMFRANVLKLVRNLSVEAPNNDGYFVGSMTRGNTSVYGLAQCWEFVTGAACEKCLASSVQNVSSCAPKEEGRILNAGCYLRYSTKKFYDNSTSASGQGNGGNRPLAVILAATSAGLALLFTIAAVIFFLRKRVLRKRREKKQLGALLDTVNKSKLNISYEVLEKATNYFHASNKLGQGGSGSVYKGVLTDGKVVAVKRLFFNTRQWVDHFFNEVNLISGIRHKNLVELLGCSITGPESLLVYEYVPNQSLHDNLFGALKNVRQLSWESRYKIILGIAEGLTYLHEESNLRIIHRDIKLSNIMLDDDLTPKIADFGLARLFPEDKTHISTAIAGTLGYMAPEYIVRGKLSEKADVYSFGILVIEVVCGRRNNSFNQNSNSILQMVWSHYGTGTLSEVVDPSLGGNFEAEEASRLLQIGLLSVQASAELRPSMSAVVNLLTENHEIPQPTQPPFLNSGSTEIVRSIPSNEGYSSKHESNTQSSGNNMTESWVEPR; translated from the exons ATGTCTTTTGCACtatttttccttctctttctAAGTTTATTACCAGACTCTGTTCTTTCTGATCCTCGAGCTACCGAAGCAGCTCTAGTATGTACCCCTAATAACACTGCCTCAATGGACCAACGAAGACCCTTTATCACAAACTTCTTAGCGACCTTGGACGCTTTGAGCCCATTGATTGCTCGACAAAAATACGCAGCTGTGATTAATGGGACTGGTAATACCACGGTTTACACTTTTGGGGAGTGCATGAAAGACCTTTCTCAGGACGATTGTAATCTCTGCTTTGCTCAGTGTAAGACCCAGATCTTAAGGTGCTTACCCTTCCAAAGGGCCGTTCGTGGGGGTCGACTTTTCTATGATGGGTGTTATCTAAGGTACGATTCTTACAATTTCTTCAATGAAAGTTTAAGTAGGCAAGATAGAACAGTTTGTTCTACCGGTGATTTTAGTGGGAACCGGACGATGTTTAGAGCTAATGTTTTGAAGTTGGTGAGGAATTTGAGCGTTGAAGCACCAAACAATGATGGGTATTTTGTGGGGTCAATGACTCGGGGGAATACAAGTGTTTATGGTTTGGCTCAGTGTTGGGAGTTTGTGACTGGAGCTGCTTGTGAAAAATGTTTGGCTAGTTCTGTCCAAAACGTTAGTTCTTGTGCTCCCAAAGAAGAAGGGAGGATCCTGAATGCTGGCTGTTACTTAAGATATTCAACAAAAAAGTTCTATGACAATTCAACTAGTGCTTCAGGACAAGGAAATggtg GGAACCGCCCCTTGGCTGTTATCTTGGCTGCAACATCTGCTGGTTTGGCTCTTCTCTTCACTATTGCCGCAGTGATTTTCTTCTTAAGAAAAAGAGTACTGAGAAAGAGGCGAG AGAAGAAGCAACTAGGTGCTCTTTTGGACACTGTGAACAAGTCCAAACTGAATATTTCGTATGAAGTTCTTGAAAAGGCCACCAATTACTTTCATGCCTCCAACAAGCTTGGACAAGGAGGATCTGGTTCAGTTTATAAG GGTGTTCTAACAGATGGCAAGGTTGTTGCGGTAAAAAGGCTTTTCTTCAATACAAGACAATGGGTGGATCATTTCTTTAACGAAGTGAATTTGATAAGCGGAATTCGACACAAAAATCTTGTTGAGCTGTTGGGATGCAGCATTACAGGCCCTGAAAGCCTTCTTGTTTATGAATACGTACCAAATCAAAGCCTTCATGATAACTTATTTGGCG CTCTAAAGAATGTTCGGCAACTAAGCTGGGAGTCAAGGTATAAGATCATATTGGGCATAGCTGAGGGCCTGACCTATCTTCATGAAGAATCAAACTTGAGAATCATTCACCGAGATATAAAACTAAGCAACATTATGCTTGATGACGATTTGACACCGAAAATAGCTGACTTTGGATTAGCTAGATTATTTCCAGAAGATAAAACTCACATTAGCACTGCCATTGCTGGCACACT TGGTTACATGGCTCCGGAGTACATTGTTCGTGGCAAGTTGTCTGAGAAGGCAGATGTTTATAGTTTTGGAATTCTGGTCATTGAAGTAGTATGTGGAAGAAGGAACAATTCTTTTAATCAAAACTCAAACTCTATTCTACAGATG GTTTGGAGCCATTATGGAACTGGCACACTAAGTGAAGTAGTTGATCCAAGCCTAGGAGGCAATTTTGAAGCTGAAGAGGCGTCTCGGTTACTCCAAATCGGGCTACTTAGTGTACAAGCCTCTGCTGAGCTGCGACCATCAATGTCAGCTGTTGTGAATCTTCTGACCGAAAATCATGAGATTCCGCAGCCAACGCAACCGCCTTTTCTAAATTCTGGTTCCACAGAGATTGTCAGAAGCATCCCTTCTAATGAAGGCTACTCTTCTAAGCATGAGTCTAACACACAGTCCTCAGGGAACAACATGACAGAAAGCTGGGTTGAACCAAGATGA
- the LOC133822146 gene encoding cysteine-rich receptor-like protein kinase 2 isoform X2, translating into MTIKQTMPLLLMIILLLFQTSMADPRAKMVSITCGTQLEHNSTLFVPNFVAVMENISEQMRTEGYGSAVVGTGPDANFGLAQCYGDLSLLDCVLCYAEARSVLPQCFPFNSGRIYLDGCFMRAENYSFFNEYKGPEDKTVCGNKTQKGSGFGVSVRQALRMVVSGAPTNKGYAKAQVGAANESAYVMADCWRNLDQSSCRACLENASETITGCLPWSEGRALNTGCFMRYDDKDFLNKEAGSGTSSGTRVVIIVSVVSSVVVLAVALAVGHHIWKNRYIQKKRRGSNEANKLVKTLNDSSLNFKYSTLEKATESFDDNNKLGQGGFGSVYKGVLPDGREIAVKRLFFNNRHRAGDFYNEVNIISTVEHKNLVRLLGCSCSGPESLLVYEFLPNKSLDGFIFDQTRGKGLNWEKRYEIIVGTAEGLVYLHENSNIRIIHRDIKSSNILLDSRLRAKIADFGLARSFQEDKSHISTAIAGTLGYMAPEYLAHGQLTEKVDVYSFGVLVLEIVTGRQNNRSKSAEYSDSLVTLTWKYFQSGRVEELYDPNLMLHNYRDNQAMKNQISRVVHVGLLCTQESSSLRPTMSKALLMLTKKEEQLPPPTSPPFIDEKTMELNDTCEDPSYPLNGDDDGSIANLTHSSFYPR; encoded by the exons ATGACGATAAAACAGACCATGCCGTTGCTGCTGATGATAATTCTTCTGCTATTCCAAACTTCAATGGCCGATCCACGTGCGAAGATGGTGAGCATCACGTGCGGGACACAATTGGAGCACAACAGCACCCTATTCGTTCCAAACTTCGTGGCCGTAATGGAGAACATCAGTGAACAGATGCGAACTGAGGGATATGGAAGCGCCGTGGTGGGGACAGGGCCCGACGCCAACTTCGGGCTGGCCCAATGCTACGGCGACCTCTCGCTTCTCGACTGCGTCTTGTGCTACGCCGAGGCTCGTTCGGTTCTTCCCCAGTGCTTCCCTTTCAACAGTGGTCGAATCTACCTCGATGGTTGCTTCATGAGAGCCGAAAACTACAGCTTTTTCAACGAGTACAAGGGACCCGAAGACAAAACCGTTTGCGGGAACAAGACCCAGAAGGGATCGGGGTTCGGTGTTTCGGTTAGGCAGGCGTTGCGCATGGTGGTTTCCGGGGCTCCGACGAATAAAGGGTATGCAAAGGCTCAAGTGGGTGCGGCGAATGAGTCGGCTTATGTGATGGCCGATTGTTGGAGGAACTTGGACCAGAGCTCTTGCAGAGCTTGTTTGGAAAACGCTTCGGAGACCATAACGGGATGCTTGCCTTGGTCGGAGGGTCGGGCTTTGAACACTGGTTGCTTTATGAGATACGACGATAAAGATTTTCTCAACAAAGAAGCTGGCAGTGGGACTTCAAGTG GAACGAGAGTAGTGATCATAGTTTCGGTTGTGAGTTCGGTTGTCGTTTTGGCGGTTGCATTGGCTGTTGGACATCATATATGGAAGAATAGATACATACAAAAGAAACGAAGAG GTTCAAACGAGGCAAACAAGTTAGTGAAAACCTTGAATGATAGTAGCTTGAATTTCAAGTATTCTACATTGGAGAAGGCTACTGAATCATTTGACGACAATAACAAGCTTGGACAAGGAGGATTTGGATCAGTTTATAAG GGAGTTTTACCTGATGGAAGAGAGATTGCTGTAAAGAGGCTTTTCTTTAACAACAGACATAGAGCAGGAGATTTCTACAATGAAGTCAACATAATAAGCACTGTGGAGCACAAGAACCTGGTCAGGTTATTGGGTTGCAGTTGTTCTGGCCCTGAAAGCCTTCTTGTGTACGAGTTTTTGCCTAACAAGAGTCTCGATGGTTTCATCTTCG ATCAAACTAGAGGCAAAGGACTGAACTGGGAGAAGAGATATGAGATCATTGTTGGCACTGCAGAGGGTTTAGTTTATCTTCATGAGAACTCCAACATTAGGATCATTCACAGGGACATCAAATCCAGCAATATCCTCTTGGACTCAAGGCTTCGTGCTAAGATTGCTGATTTCGGGCTGGCCAGGTCTTTCCAAGAAGACAAGAGCCACATCAGTACAGCCATTGCAGGAACATT AGGATATATGGCTCCGGAGTACCTAGCTCATGGCCAATTAACAGAAAAAGTGGACGTTTATAGCTTTGGGGTGCTTGTGTTGGAAATTGTTACTGGTAGACAGAATAACAGGAGCAAAAGTGCAGAGTACTCGGACAGCCTAGTCACACTT ACATGGAAGTATTTCCAATCTGGGAGAGTTGAAGAACTTTACGATCCCAACCTGATGTTACATAACTATAGAGACAATCAGGCAATGAAGAACCAAATATCTAGAGTGGTTCATGTTGGACTTCTGTGCACCCAAGAGAGTAGCTCCTTGAGACCAACAATGTCAAAGGCACTGCTGATGCTAACCAAGAAGGAGGAGCAACTTCCTCCTCCCACCAGCCCACCTTTCATTGATGAAAAGACAATGGAACTCAATGACACATGCGAGGACCCTTCTTATCCTCTCAATGGAGATGATGATGGTTCTATTGCTAATCTTACTCATAGTTCTTTCTATCCGAGATGA
- the LOC133822147 gene encoding 2-phytyl-1,4-beta-naphthoquinone methyltransferase, chloroplastic: MICRVVTPFPLSSSSSPAHRPIRCTTERRALFNRIAPVYDNLNDLLSLGQHRIWKRMAVSWSGAKVGDCVLDLCCGSGDLAFLLSEKVGCSGQVTGLDFSKEQLSVAASRQQLASKPCYKNIEWVEGDALDLPFPDGHFDAITMGYGLRNVVDKRKALQEMYRVLKAGSRVSILDFNKSTLPVSTFIQEWMIDNVVVPVATSYGLEQEYRYLKSSIREFLTGKELEKLALEVGFFEGRHYEIGGGLMGDLVAKR; this comes from the exons ATGATTTGCAGAGTGGTGACACCTTTTCCATTATCGTCCTCTTCTTCACCCGCCCACCGCCCCATTCGATGTACTACAGAACGTCGAGCTTTGTTTAATCGCATTGCCCCTGTTTACGATAAC TTAAATGATTTGTTGAGTCTGGGTCAGCATCGAATATGGAAAAGAATGGCTGTTTCCTGGAGTGG GGCAAAAGTGGGAGATTGTGTTTTAGATTTGTGTTGTGGGAGTGGAGACTTGGCTTTCCTCTTGTCTGAGAAAGTTGGGTGCAGTGGCCAG GTGACTGGTCTTGATTTCTCAAAGGAGCAGTTATCAGTTGCTGCGTCGAGGCAGCAGTTGGCCTCTAAACCCTGCTACAAGAATATTGA GTGGGTCGAAGGTGACGCACTTGATTTGCCCTTTCCTGATGGTCACTTTGATGCTATTACTATGGGTTATGGTCTTCGAAATGTAGTAGATAAGCGTAAAGCTTTGCAGGAGATGTATAGAGTGCTAAAAGCAG GCTCTAGAGTATCTATTCTTGACTTTAATAAAAGCACCCTACCAGTTAGTACCTTCATCCAG GAATGGATGATCGACAATGTTGTTGTCCCAGTTGCAACTAGTTATGGGCTTGAACAGGAGTACAGATATTTGAAAAGTTCAATCAGAGAATTCTTAACAG GTAAGGAATTGGAGAAGTTGGCATTGGAAGTAGGTTTTTTCGAAGGGAGACATTACGAGATTGGTGGAGGCCTCATGGGAGACTTAGTAGCAAAACGTTGA